One genomic region from Microcystis panniformis FACHB-1757 encodes:
- a CDS encoding ISL3 family transposase, giving the protein MWINFDQLLDLPNVTVVNYQKIAQTIFLKLALLNETIECPNCHQTLDRINQTEYNLVRDLSILGNPVYLEVPRRQFHCQKCQKYISERLSFMRLRQHHTIRYESMIYERVKNCSIEEISREEGLGWSEVELIFNHCAKELEKEEWEAPERISLDEFSNLKGHKDFITTVVDMDKKILLDVIKGHKQEELMEALKAQPDAVREKVKEVSVDMWSGFTAVIKELFPNAKIIYDRFHVMAIINDELNKLRKLMGVHEKGLPHLLWKNKEDLKDEQKQQLEVILKEHPCLGIAGEMKEEIRQIYQSSRTFRGAERKLEKWIRIGGILYESSARMIQKHLPGICNYFENQTTNGLIEGMNTKIKLIKRMSYGFTNFEHLRLKLFACFNS; this is encoded by the coding sequence ATGTGGATAAATTTTGATCAACTCCTCGATTTACCAAATGTAACAGTGGTCAATTATCAAAAAATTGCTCAGACAATTTTCCTAAAGCTTGCTCTTTTAAATGAAACAATTGAATGTCCGAATTGCCATCAAACCTTAGACAGAATCAATCAGACAGAGTATAATCTAGTCAGAGACTTGTCAATATTAGGTAATCCAGTATATTTAGAAGTACCACGCCGTCAGTTTCATTGTCAAAAGTGCCAAAAGTATATCAGCGAAAGACTGAGTTTTATGAGATTAAGACAGCATCATACAATTCGCTATGAATCGATGATTTATGAGAGAGTAAAAAATTGTAGCATCGAAGAAATAAGTCGAGAAGAAGGGTTAGGATGGTCAGAAGTTGAGTTAATATTTAATCACTGTGCTAAAGAACTAGAAAAGGAAGAGTGGGAAGCACCAGAACGAATAAGCTTAGATGAATTTAGTAACTTAAAAGGACATAAAGATTTCATCACAACGGTCGTAGATATGGACAAGAAAATTTTACTAGATGTGATTAAAGGACATAAGCAAGAAGAATTAATGGAAGCCTTAAAAGCACAGCCAGACGCAGTTCGGGAGAAAGTGAAAGAAGTGAGCGTCGATATGTGGTCAGGATTTACAGCAGTGATCAAGGAATTATTTCCCAATGCTAAAATCATCTATGACCGTTTTCATGTAATGGCTATCATCAATGACGAGCTTAATAAATTGAGAAAGTTAATGGGGGTGCATGAAAAAGGATTACCTCATTTATTATGGAAGAATAAAGAGGACTTAAAGGACGAGCAAAAACAACAACTAGAAGTTATTCTGAAAGAACATCCATGCTTAGGAATAGCCGGGGAAATGAAAGAAGAAATTAGACAAATTTATCAAAGTAGTAGAACGTTCAGAGGTGCTGAGAGAAAATTGGAAAAATGGATAAGAATAGGCGGGATATTATATGAAAGTAGTGCCAGGATGATCCAGAAGCATTTGCCAGGTATTTGTAATTACTTTGAAAATCAGACAACCAACGGATTAATTGAGGGAATGAATACCAAAATAAAGCTTATTAAAAGAATGAGTTATGGATTTACCAATTTTGAACATCTTCGACTTAAGCTGTTTGCTTGCTTTAATTCATAA
- a CDS encoding element excision factor XisH family protein: MEVKQLGFMGMLSYFQLVIPGITEPRSASNATRYSLKDAILGAFAAFFRQNESFLEDQRQLNSYCGRDNAQSLFGLVNIPTVEQTRNILDGIAAKHLFPLFRWIDQGLKDQGYLRGFEALDGNLLVALDATQYYSSEKISCPYCSSRTSKQGKITYQIRRKVKLAKDLVYQAAKNALIKDNWLITHDPYTISFGGVNMAVDLGAEKLIAATKDHQKIAVEIKSFLEGSSAISEFHTALGQFINYRAVLKRKDPDRVLFLAIPSFTYDTFFSLDFTQLMMRENHLKLIIFSPSQEVILRWIN, encoded by the coding sequence ATGGAAGTCAAACAACTGGGTTTTATGGGGATGCTGAGCTATTTCCAGCTAGTTATCCCTGGGATAACTGAGCCTCGAAGTGCCAGCAATGCTACCCGCTACAGTCTGAAAGACGCAATATTAGGGGCATTCGCCGCCTTTTTTCGCCAGAATGAATCATTTCTAGAAGATCAGCGTCAACTTAATAGTTATTGTGGACGAGATAATGCTCAAAGTCTGTTTGGTTTGGTCAATATCCCGACAGTAGAGCAGACGCGGAACATCCTCGATGGAATAGCCGCAAAGCATCTTTTTCCCCTGTTCAGATGGATTGATCAAGGGCTGAAAGACCAAGGCTATTTGAGGGGGTTTGAGGCGTTGGATGGCAACTTACTCGTCGCCCTAGATGCTACTCAGTACTATAGTTCAGAGAAAATTAGTTGTCCTTATTGCTCAAGCCGCACCTCAAAACAGGGAAAGATAACCTATCAAATCAGGAGAAAGGTAAAATTGGCTAAAGATTTAGTTTATCAAGCAGCCAAAAATGCTTTGATCAAAGATAATTGGTTAATTACTCATGACCCTTATACGATAAGTTTTGGAGGGGTGAATATGGCTGTTGATTTAGGCGCAGAAAAGCTGATTGCTGCGACTAAAGATCATCAAAAGATTGCCGTAGAAATTAAAAGTTTTTTAGAGGGGTCTTCAGCGATCTCAGAATTTCATACTGCTCTAGGACAATTTATTAATTATCGGGCGGTTTTAAAGAGAAAAGATCCAGATAGAGTCTTGTTTTTAGCTATTCCTAGTTTTACTTACGACACTTTTTTCTCTTTAGATTTTACCCAATTGATGATGAGAGAAAACCATTTAAAATTAATTATTTTTTCGCCAAGTCAGGAGGTAATTTTAAGATGGATAAATTAG
- a CDS encoding O-methyltransferase: MRPVTPVGIISAKLAALVGRAESIDGLDPVFKAELQQVCALACGLDPYLDVCTTPESPALAALVQRTQAEDWSKRFTDGETVRQLEQEMLSGHVEGQMLKFLVHLTQAQRVLEIGMFTGYSALAMAEALPSDGQVVACEVDAYVAEFARQCFNESTAGHKIVVKVAPALETLKQLAEAGEVFDLVFIDADKAGYIDYLNLLLTTSLLAPNGLICADNTLMQGQPYLSETPTPNGKAIAQFNQTLSHDPRVEQVLLPLRDGLTLIRRM, from the coding sequence ATGAGACCCGTTACGCCCGTTGGAATTATCTCAGCGAAGTTAGCAGCCTTGGTCGGTCGCGCCGAGTCGATCGATGGGCTTGATCCGGTTTTCAAAGCTGAATTGCAGCAAGTCTGTGCCCTAGCTTGCGGACTCGACCCGTATTTGGATGTTTGTACGACACCCGAATCGCCTGCCTTGGCTGCCTTGGTGCAACGGACTCAAGCGGAGGACTGGAGCAAGCGATTTACGGATGGTGAAACAGTGCGCCAGCTAGAGCAGGAAATGCTATCGGGGCATGTGGAAGGTCAAATGCTCAAATTTCTGGTGCATTTGACGCAAGCGCAACGGGTGCTAGAGATTGGCATGTTTACGGGCTATTCGGCTCTAGCGATGGCAGAGGCATTGCCCAGCGATGGACAGGTCGTGGCTTGTGAAGTTGATGCTTATGTGGCTGAATTTGCGCGGCAGTGTTTTAACGAGTCGACGGCCGGACACAAAATCGTAGTCAAGGTGGCGCCTGCTCTTGAAACCCTGAAGCAGCTTGCAGAGGCAGGAGAGGTGTTCGATCTAGTCTTTATTGATGCCGATAAAGCAGGTTACATCGACTACCTCAATCTGCTCTTGACTACCTCGCTGTTAGCTCCAAACGGGTTAATCTGTGCGGACAATACTTTGATGCAGGGGCAGCCCTATCTCTCGGAAACGCCTACGCCCAATGGCAAGGCGATCGCACAGTTCAACCAAACCCTGAGCCACGATCCACGAGTTGAGCAAGTCCTGCTACCTCTGCGAGACGGCTTGACCTTGATTCGGCGTATGTAG
- a CDS encoding ATP-grasp domain-containing protein → MIKTAPVKLLSEPAVSAGSIGVRSRLKTLATLTLLLLALPFNVTLVSIALLRSLVLRPARSRVASALRSTTVNPQTVLISGGKMTKALQLARSFHKAGHRVILVEMHKYWLTGHRFSRCVDRFYTIPKPQSSQYAQALLEIVQKENVTVYVPVCSPVASYYDALIAEMLAPHCTVMHVDVERLKQLDDKYAFAIAAGTLGLSVPKSHRITHPQQVIDFDFSKAKRPYILKSIPYDSVRRLDLTQLPRPTAEETATFVRSLPISEANPWIMQEYIPGQEYCTHSTVRQGHVQLHCCCKSSAFQVNYEHVDHSEIERWILAFVKGLNLTGQVSFDFIQAADDGQVYAIECNPRTHSAITMFYNHPDVAQAYLNLHPLPQMAQPLASSRPTYWTYHEVWRLLTQLLSPKMLRQRLQILVNGKDAIFEWDDPLPFLMVHHWQIPLLLLGSFRRGSEWIRIDFNIGKLVELGGD, encoded by the coding sequence ATGATAAAAACCGCTCCCGTTAAGCTTCTCTCTGAGCCAGCGGTCAGTGCGGGCAGCATCGGGGTGAGATCGCGCTTAAAAACCCTTGCCACTCTTACTTTGCTGCTGCTGGCATTGCCGTTCAACGTTACCCTCGTGTCGATTGCTTTGCTGAGATCGCTAGTTCTTCGCCCGGCGCGATCTCGCGTAGCGAGCGCTTTGCGTTCAACCACGGTAAATCCGCAAACGGTTCTCATTAGCGGCGGCAAGATGACTAAAGCCTTGCAGCTTGCGCGATCATTTCACAAAGCAGGGCACCGAGTCATCCTAGTGGAGATGCACAAGTACTGGTTAACCGGACACCGCTTTTCTCGGTGCGTTGATCGGTTCTACACCATACCCAAACCGCAATCGTCCCAGTATGCTCAGGCATTACTGGAGATTGTGCAAAAAGAAAACGTTACTGTTTACGTTCCCGTTTGTAGCCCCGTTGCCAGTTATTATGATGCGCTCATTGCCGAAATGCTTGCGCCCCATTGCACCGTCATGCATGTGGATGTGGAGAGGCTCAAGCAACTGGATGATAAGTACGCCTTTGCGATCGCCGCAGGAACCCTAGGGTTAAGCGTGCCAAAATCCCATCGCATCACCCATCCTCAGCAGGTGATTGACTTTGATTTTAGTAAGGCAAAGCGTCCCTATATCCTCAAAAGCATTCCTTACGATTCAGTGCGGCGATTGGATCTGACGCAGTTGCCCCGTCCGACCGCTGAGGAAACGGCGACTTTTGTGCGATCGCTGCCCATTTCTGAAGCAAATCCCTGGATTATGCAGGAGTATATTCCAGGGCAAGAATATTGTACCCATAGTACTGTTCGTCAAGGACACGTGCAGCTTCACTGCTGCTGCAAGTCTTCAGCGTTTCAGGTCAACTACGAACACGTTGATCATTCTGAGATTGAACGGTGGATTCTCGCCTTTGTCAAGGGGCTGAACCTTACGGGACAAGTGTCTTTCGACTTCATTCAGGCAGCAGATGATGGACAGGTTTATGCGATCGAATGCAATCCGCGCACACACTCTGCCATCACGATGTTCTACAACCATCCTGATGTAGCACAGGCTTATCTAAATCTACATCCACTCCCCCAGATGGCTCAGCCACTTGCCTCTAGCCGCCCAACCTATTGGACTTATCACGAAGTTTGGAGATTGCTAACCCAGCTACTTTCTCCAAAGATGCTCAGGCAACGATTACAGATTCTCGTCAACGGCAAAGATGCCATCTTTGAGTGGGACGATCCCCTCCCTTTTTTAATGGTGCATCATTGGCAGATTCCGCTATTACTGCTGGGAAGTTTTCGGCGCGGCAGTGAATGGATTCGGATTGACTTCAACATTGGCAAGCTTGTTGAACTGGGAGGAGACTAG
- a CDS encoding M16 family metallopeptidase — MTAILGKPATLNTPILHRLANGLTIIAESQPVEAVNLNVWLQVGSALESDQINGMAHFLEHMVFKGTPNLDSGEFERAIESRGAVTNAATSQEYTHYYITTAPQDFAHLAPLQLEVVLDALIPDEAFERERQVILEEIRRSQDNPRRRTFYRTMETCFQVLPYRRPVLGPMAVIENLTAQQMRDFHRTWYRPEWMTVAVVGNLPVDDLMAIVRDSLDTLGSKGNSGLISHPIANLQPEAPFNEIIRQEYEDENLQQARLILFWKVPGLRDLEKTYPLDVLAAILGQGKVSRLFQSLRQEKGLVSQITASNMSQAVQGVFSVSAQLASENIEQVEREVVAQIGQIQQEAVTVSELERVKTQVANRFIFSNERPSDRANLYGYYHTQIGDLQPAFCYPQHIEALTLEDIQNACQEYLNPNAYGVVVVRPIQ, encoded by the coding sequence ATGACGGCTATCCTAGGGAAACCTGCCACGCTCAACACTCCGATTCTGCACCGTCTTGCCAATGGTTTGACGATTATTGCCGAAAGTCAACCGGTAGAAGCGGTTAATCTCAATGTTTGGCTGCAGGTCGGCTCGGCCTTAGAATCGGATCAGATCAATGGGATGGCTCATTTTCTCGAACACATGGTTTTTAAGGGAACCCCTAACTTAGACAGTGGCGAATTTGAACGGGCGATCGAATCGAGGGGAGCGGTGACTAATGCCGCTACTAGCCAAGAATACACCCATTATTACATTACCACTGCCCCGCAGGACTTCGCCCATCTGGCCCCGCTGCAGCTAGAAGTGGTTTTAGACGCTTTAATCCCTGATGAAGCTTTTGAGCGGGAAAGACAGGTGATTTTAGAAGAAATTCGTCGTTCTCAGGATAATCCCCGTCGGCGCACTTTTTATCGCACCATGGAGACTTGTTTTCAAGTTTTACCCTATCGTCGTCCGGTGTTGGGTCCGATGGCAGTGATTGAAAATCTTACTGCTCAACAAATGCGCGATTTTCATCGGACTTGGTATCGTCCCGAATGGATGACGGTGGCGGTGGTGGGTAATTTGCCTGTAGATGATTTAATGGCTATTGTGAGGGATTCTTTAGATACTTTAGGCAGTAAGGGCAATTCTGGGCTTATTTCTCATCCTATCGCTAATCTACAGCCCGAAGCTCCCTTTAACGAGATTATCCGTCAAGAATACGAGGATGAAAATTTGCAGCAGGCCCGCTTAATCCTATTTTGGAAAGTGCCGGGGTTGAGAGACTTAGAAAAAACCTATCCTCTCGATGTTTTAGCGGCTATTCTGGGTCAGGGCAAGGTATCGCGATTATTTCAGTCTCTGCGCCAAGAAAAGGGCTTAGTTTCCCAAATAACTGCCAGTAATATGTCCCAAGCAGTGCAAGGGGTGTTTTCCGTGTCGGCCCAATTAGCCTCGGAAAATATCGAGCAAGTGGAGAGAGAGGTGGTAGCACAGATTGGACAAATTCAACAGGAAGCTGTGACAGTTTCTGAACTGGAACGAGTTAAAACTCAAGTGGCCAATCGGTTTATTTTTAGCAATGAAAGACCGAGCGATCGGGCTAACCTTTACGGTTATTATCATACTCAGATCGGTGATTTACAACCGGCTTTTTGTTATCCCCAACACATTGAAGCTCTCACTTTAGAGGATATTCAAAATGCCTGTCAAGAGTATTTAAATCCTAACGCTTACGGTGTGGTGGTGGTAAGACCAATTCAGTGA
- a CDS encoding XisI protein, with protein MDKLAKYRQLVKNILSEYTQYKPTGNDLEIQAIFDEQKEHYQVVTFGWEGEKYVHYCLIHIDLKSDKIWIQWNMTEQDIAEDLVKLGVPKKDIVIGFHPPILRQLTDYAVG; from the coding sequence ATGGATAAATTAGCAAAATATCGTCAATTAGTCAAAAATATTCTCTCAGAATATACTCAATATAAACCCACTGGTAATGATTTAGAGATTCAAGCTATTTTTGATGAACAAAAAGAACATTATCAGGTCGTTACTTTTGGGTGGGAAGGCGAAAAGTATGTACATTATTGTCTTATTCATATTGACCTCAAGTCTGATAAAATTTGGATTCAATGGAATATGACAGAACAAGATATTGCTGAAGATTTAGTTAAACTAGGTGTTCCTAAAAAAGATATTGTCATTGGCTTTCATCCTCCTATACTTCGTCAATTGACCGATTATGCAGTAGGATAA
- the ltrA gene encoding group II intron reverse transcriptase/maturase has translation MTTVQQMDKWKTWQDINWKKVERQVFKLQKRIFRASSCGDVKKVHRLQKLLLKSYSAKALAVRRVTQDNQGKKTAGVDGVKSLTPKQRLTLMTELNLGTKVKPTRRVWIPKPNGEKRPLGIPTMKDRALQALAKLVLEPEWEAKFEPNSYGFRVGRSCHDAIAGIFQAINKKAKYVLDADIAKCFDRIDHQKLLEKLNTYPTMRKQIKSWLKAGVIDDKQLFPTSEGTPQGGVLSPLLANIALHGLEELVMNLAPSFDMKRKDGTQMSVRDKIKSVTLIRYADDFVVLHENLGVILLIKKEIEGWLQNIGLELKPSKTRIAHTLREDESEQAGFDFLGFNIRQFPVGKYTSGKVRGNLLGFKTIITPNKESQIRHYRELKRIINTSKGINQAELIKRLNPVIRGWCNYFSTVVSQKIFERLTHILGHKLIKWGIKRHRNKGRKWISKRHFHTIGGNNWAFTTREENNPLRLYEHRETEIRRYVKVKGNASPYDGNLVYWSSRMGTHPEMPTEISKLLKKQKGKCTHCGHFLRDGDLMEIDHITPKSLGGNNSYNNLQLLHRHCHDEKTANDGSLGNKSDCNSVKPEPPIPDNYIWVKDMLVMT, from the coding sequence ATGACCACTGTTCAACAGATGGATAAATGGAAGACTTGGCAAGACATCAATTGGAAAAAGGTTGAACGTCAGGTTTTTAAGTTACAAAAACGAATTTTCAGAGCGTCTAGTTGTGGAGATGTCAAGAAGGTTCACAGACTCCAAAAATTATTGTTAAAGTCCTACAGTGCTAAAGCGTTAGCGGTGCGTAGAGTAACCCAAGACAATCAAGGAAAGAAAACCGCAGGTGTGGATGGAGTTAAATCTCTAACCCCAAAACAACGGTTAACCCTAATGACTGAACTAAACTTGGGAACAAAGGTCAAACCCACACGCCGAGTATGGATTCCCAAACCCAACGGCGAAAAACGACCTTTAGGAATACCTACCATGAAAGACCGTGCCTTACAAGCACTAGCTAAACTGGTACTAGAACCAGAGTGGGAAGCCAAATTCGAGCCTAACAGCTATGGATTTAGAGTAGGACGCTCTTGTCACGATGCTATAGCAGGGATATTCCAAGCCATTAACAAAAAGGCAAAGTATGTTCTTGATGCAGATATAGCTAAATGCTTTGACCGCATTGACCATCAAAAACTGTTAGAAAAACTTAACACCTACCCAACCATGAGGAAACAAATCAAATCATGGTTAAAAGCAGGAGTCATAGACGACAAACAGTTATTCCCAACCTCAGAAGGTACACCGCAAGGCGGAGTGTTATCGCCATTATTGGCAAATATAGCACTTCATGGGTTAGAGGAATTGGTTATGAATCTAGCACCCTCATTTGACATGAAACGCAAAGACGGGACACAAATGAGTGTTAGAGACAAAATAAAATCAGTGACCTTAATCCGATATGCAGACGATTTTGTGGTACTACATGAAAACCTAGGGGTTATTCTCCTAATCAAAAAGGAAATAGAGGGATGGTTACAAAACATCGGACTTGAGTTAAAACCAAGTAAAACAAGAATAGCCCACACACTGAGAGAAGATGAAAGCGAACAAGCTGGATTCGACTTTCTAGGGTTTAATATAAGACAATTTCCCGTCGGTAAATACACCTCGGGAAAAGTCAGAGGTAATCTGCTTGGTTTCAAAACAATAATAACCCCTAACAAAGAGAGTCAAATAAGACACTATAGAGAACTTAAACGCATCATAAACACCAGCAAGGGAATCAACCAAGCTGAACTCATTAAAAGGTTAAACCCTGTAATAAGAGGATGGTGCAATTACTTCTCAACAGTGGTTAGTCAGAAAATCTTTGAAAGATTAACCCACATCCTAGGGCATAAACTCATCAAATGGGGGATAAAACGCCATCGAAACAAAGGAAGAAAGTGGATTTCTAAAAGACACTTTCACACAATAGGTGGCAATAACTGGGCTTTCACAACCAGAGAAGAAAATAATCCTCTAAGGTTGTACGAACATAGAGAAACGGAAATCCGACGCTATGTGAAGGTCAAAGGGAACGCCTCACCCTACGATGGAAACCTAGTTTATTGGAGTTCAAGAATGGGGACTCATCCCGAAATGCCAACAGAAATTTCAAAACTGTTGAAAAAGCAAAAAGGGAAATGTACTCACTGTGGACACTTCTTAAGAGATGGGGATTTAATGGAGATAGACCACATCACCCCTAAATCACTAGGGGGGAATAACAGTTACAATAACCTCCAACTTCTTCATCGACATTGCCATGATGAAAAGACAGCCAATGATGGCAGTCTAGGCAACAAATCTGACTGCAATAGTGTCAAGCCAGAACCGCCCATACCAGATAATTACATCTGGGTAAAGGATATGTTGGTAATGACGTAG
- a CDS encoding D-alanine--D-alanine ligase family protein, with the protein MEKLQILHLVGSAVSDFYCELSRLYAQDCLQNTANPDLYEFHIAYVSPDLRWRFPKSLDNAEIAQTPSVSVPEAVAVLIQLQIDVMVPQMFCLPGMTQYRALFDLLKIPYVGNSAELMALAADKAKTKAVVSAAGVTVPAGKVLHRGDCLSVSRPSIIKPNHSDNSLGLSLVTETTDGDAALATAFEYADEVLVEEFIELGREVRCGVIVQAGELVCLPLEEYAVNPETHPIRTYADKLKQNEDGSLDCAAKEKTKAWIVDPRDPVTQRVWALAKQCHVALGCRHYSLFDFRIDPHGQPWFLEAGLYCSFAQKSVIPMMAQAAGISLTDLFQNMVQMAVAGEAASLGDRPMIAQIDTKAETYS; encoded by the coding sequence ATGGAAAAATTGCAGATTTTGCATCTAGTTGGCTCTGCTGTGAGCGATTTTTACTGTGAGTTGTCGCGACTCTATGCCCAAGATTGTCTACAAAATACGGCGAATCCAGACCTCTATGAGTTCCACATTGCCTACGTGTCGCCAGATTTGAGGTGGCGGTTTCCCAAATCTTTAGACAATGCCGAGATCGCCCAGACTCCCTCAGTTTCAGTCCCTGAAGCGGTCGCGGTTTTAATTCAACTTCAGATCGATGTGATGGTACCCCAAATGTTCTGCCTGCCCGGAATGACTCAGTACCGTGCGCTATTCGATCTGCTCAAAATTCCCTATGTGGGAAATTCGGCTGAGCTAATGGCGTTAGCCGCAGATAAGGCAAAGACGAAAGCGGTTGTCTCCGCAGCCGGGGTGACCGTGCCCGCTGGCAAGGTTCTGCATCGAGGCGATTGCTTATCTGTATCCCGTCCGTCGATTATTAAGCCGAACCATTCCGATAATTCATTGGGTTTGAGTTTAGTTACCGAGACAACCGATGGAGATGCTGCTTTAGCAACTGCCTTTGAGTATGCAGATGAAGTCTTAGTTGAGGAGTTTATCGAACTGGGTCGAGAAGTTCGCTGTGGGGTGATTGTGCAAGCGGGCGAGTTAGTTTGCTTGCCGCTAGAAGAGTACGCCGTGAATCCCGAAACTCATCCGATTCGGACTTATGCAGATAAACTCAAGCAAAATGAAGATGGTAGTTTGGATTGTGCTGCTAAGGAGAAAACCAAGGCGTGGATTGTTGATCCTAGGGATCCAGTGACTCAGCGAGTTTGGGCGCTCGCAAAACAATGTCACGTTGCTTTGGGCTGTCGGCATTACAGTTTGTTTGATTTTCGGATCGATCCACACGGACAGCCGTGGTTTTTAGAAGCAGGTTTGTATTGTTCGTTTGCTCAGAAAAGCGTCATTCCAATGATGGCTCAGGCTGCTGGAATTTCATTGACAGACCTGTTTCAAAATATGGTGCAGATGGCAGTGGCGGGAGAGGCTGCCTCTTTGGGCGATCGCCCCATGATCGCGCAGATTGACACAAAAGCCGAAACTTATTCTTAG
- a CDS encoding sedoheptulose 7-phosphate cyclase, with protein sequence MAGIKATFTSTDCAFHIQGYEKIDFSLLYVNGAFKIGNPEIAESYAPFRRCLMVIDQTVYGLYRQQIDQYFAHYQIDLTVFQVSIKEPEKTLRTFEKIVDAFADFGLVRKEPVLVVGGGLTTDVAGFACSAYRRKTNYIRVPTSLIGLIDASVAIKVAVNHGKLKNRLGAYHASQKVILDFSFLGTLPIDQIRNGMAELIKIAVVGNQEIFELLEEHGAALLHSRFGYLNGTPELQAVGHRLTYKAIQAMLELEVPNLHELDLDRVIAYGHTWSPTLELTPEPPMLHGHSVNIDMAFTATIAQLRGYISVEDRNRILGLMSRLGLAIDSPYLTPELLWKATEAITRTRDGLQRAAAPRPIGQCVFMNDLTRSELDKALAVHRAIAQNYPRQGNGEDMYVRLEPALEGAGV encoded by the coding sequence ATGGCAGGCATCAAGGCTACTTTTACGTCCACAGATTGTGCCTTTCATATTCAAGGCTACGAAAAGATTGATTTCAGTTTGCTCTATGTAAACGGTGCTTTCAAAATTGGGAATCCCGAAATTGCCGAAAGTTATGCACCATTCAGACGCTGCTTGATGGTGATTGATCAAACTGTTTACGGTTTGTATCGCCAGCAGATCGATCAGTACTTCGCTCACTATCAAATCGATTTGACTGTTTTTCAAGTCAGTATCAAAGAGCCTGAAAAGACTCTGAGAACTTTCGAGAAGATTGTCGATGCGTTTGCCGACTTTGGACTGGTGCGTAAGGAGCCTGTTTTGGTTGTGGGTGGCGGACTCACGACCGATGTTGCTGGGTTCGCTTGTTCTGCCTATCGTCGCAAAACCAACTACATTCGCGTGCCCACAAGCTTGATTGGCTTGATTGATGCTAGCGTGGCGATTAAGGTTGCTGTCAATCACGGCAAACTAAAGAATCGTCTTGGTGCGTATCATGCCTCTCAAAAGGTGATTCTTGATTTCTCATTTTTGGGAACTTTGCCGATCGATCAAATTCGCAACGGAATGGCAGAGTTAATCAAGATTGCAGTTGTGGGCAATCAAGAAATCTTTGAGCTGCTAGAAGAACATGGTGCGGCATTGCTGCACAGCCGTTTTGGCTATCTGAATGGCACCCCTGAGTTGCAAGCTGTAGGGCACCGTCTGACTTACAAGGCAATTCAAGCCATGTTAGAGCTAGAGGTGCCCAACCTGCATGAGCTAGATTTGGATCGAGTGATTGCTTACGGTCATACCTGGAGTCCGACGCTAGAATTAACGCCAGAACCCCCGATGTTGCACGGTCATAGCGTCAACATTGATATGGCATTTACGGCGACAATCGCCCAGTTGCGCGGCTATATTTCGGTTGAAGACCGCAATCGCATTTTAGGCTTAATGAGCCGATTGGGGCTGGCGATCGATAGCCCCTATCTCACCCCAGAACTCCTGTGGAAAGCGACCGAAGCAATTACGCGGACTCGCGATGGTTTGCAGCGAGCAGCGGCTCCCCGCCCGATTGGGCAATGCGTGTTTATGAACGACCTAACGCGATCTGAGTTGGACAAGGCCTTAGCGGTTCACCGAGCGATCGCTCAAAACTATCCTCGTCAGGGCAATGGTGAGGATATGTACGTGCGCCTCGAGCCAGCCTTAGAGGGAGCAGGCGTATGA